From one Onychomys torridus chromosome 12, mOncTor1.1, whole genome shotgun sequence genomic stretch:
- the LOC118594116 gene encoding olfactory receptor 5AC1-like, giving the protein MTEENYTLVTEFILTGLTDHPTLKAALFLLFLIIYLITMVGNLGLIALIWKDPHLHTPMYLFLSSLAFADSCTSSSVTPKMLINFLSKNHEISLVECFAQFYFMGSSATTECFLLSVMAYDRYVAICNPLLYPVLMSNRLCTQFIAVTYLLGTLHLAVHVGLLFRLTFCRSNIIQYYYCEILQLFNISCIDSSVNMVVLLVFSVSIQAFTFLTIMVSYVRVLFAILNKKSEKGKSKAFSTCSAHLLSVSLFYGTLFLIYVCPGSGPVGDKEKMLSLFYTVIIPLLNPFVYSLRNKEVIGALRRVVRK; this is encoded by the coding sequence ATGACAGAAGAAAACTATACTCTGGTGACTGAGTTTATCCTCACAGGACTCACAGATCATCCCACGCTAAAGGCTGCCCTGTTCCTACTGTTCCTCATCATCTACCTCATCACTATGGTGGGCAATCTTGGATTGATTGCTCTCATCTGGAAGGACCCTCACCTTCACACTCCCATGTACTTATTCCTCAGCAGCTTAGCCTTTGCGGACTCATGCACTTCATCCTCTGTGACTCCCAAGATGCTTATCAACTTTTTATCTAAAAATCATGAGATATCCCTGGTTGAGTGCTTtgctcagttttattttatgggttCCAGTGCAACCACAGAATGTTTTCTCCTGTCagtgatggcctatgaccgctatgtggccatatGCAACCCCCTGCTTTATCCAGTGTTGATGTCCAATAGACTCTGTACTCAGTTTATAGCTGTGACATACTTACTTGGTACTCTGCACTTGGCAGTTCATGTGGGTTTGTTATTTAGATTGACTTTCTGCAGATCCAACATTATACAATATTATTATTGTGAAATTTTACAGCTTTTCAACATTTCTTGCATTGATTCTTCAGTAAACATGGTTGTGCTTTTAGTTTTTTCAGTTTCTATACAAGCCTTCACCTTTCTAACCATCATGGTCTCCTATGTCCGTGTCCTCTTTGCCATCCTGAACAAGAAGTCTGAGAAGGGCAAGAGcaaagccttctccacctgcagTGCCCACCTGCTGTCTGTCTCCTTGTTCTATGGAACTCTTTTTCTCATCTATGTTTGCCCTGGGTCTGGACCAGTTGGAGACAAggagaagatgctttctttattttatacagTAATAATTCCCCTGCTCAATCCATTTGTTTACAGTCTGAGGAACAAAGAGGTTATAGGTGCCCTTAGAAGAGTCGTAAGGAAATAA